From Thalassovita sp.:
GTTCATTCTGTTCGTCTTTGGCGTCGGGGTGCTGTCCTGTTTCTGGCAGGTCGCGCAGCTGTTCAACTCGGTCCGCTGGATCGAAGGCTTCGTTTCAGAACGTGAGCAGCTGGAACATCGCCGTGCGCCGCGTTTGCTGGCGCCTCTGGCGGCACTGCTGGGCAAACATTCGGCTCGGATGGAAATCAACGCAAGTTCGACCAGCTCAATCCTCGATTCGGTGGCGACCCGGATCGATGAGGCGCGTGAGATCACGCGGTACATCGTTAACCTGCTGATCTTCCTTGGTCTTCTGGGCACGTTTTATGGTCTGGCCACCACCGTTCCGGCGCTGGTTGATACCATTCGCGGTCTGGCCCCTGTTGAAGGGGAAAGCGGCGTGGAAGTCTTTGGCCGCCTGATGAGCGGTCTGGATCAGCAGCTTTCGGGCATGGGCGTTGCCTTTGGCTCCTCGCTCCTGGGGCTGGCGGGATCGTTGGTTGTGGGCCTGTTGGAACTGTTCGCCGGTCACGGTCAGAACCGGTTCTACCGCGAGCTGGAAGAATGGCTGTCCACGATCACCCGCGTGACCTTTTCGTCGGGTGAGGGCGAAACCTCGGGCGAATATGGCGCGGCGGTTCAGATTCTGGATCACATGCTGGAACAGATGGACCGGATGCGGCAGATGTTTGAACAGTCTGAGATGGGGCGCAGTCAGGTGGATGCGCAGCTTGGCGCACTGGCCCATTCGATTGAGCGGCTAACCGATCGCATGGCCGATGACCGTTCGGTGAACTCCGCGCTGGAACGGGTCGCGGACGGGCAGGAGAAGATGATTGAAACCCTCAGCCAGACCGCCGGTGAAGGGATGGATGCCGAAAGCCGGATGCGCCTGCGGTCGATTGATGTGCAGCTGCTGCGGATCTTGGAAGAGATCAGCGCGGGCCGGCAAGAAACCATGGCGGAATTGCGGATGGATATTGCCTCGCTCACCCGTTTGGTGGCGCAGGGCCGCATCGCCGAACATGATCAACCCAACCTGCGCAGCCCCCGCATTAAGGGCAAGGAGGGCTAAACATGGCCCTGTCGCGCCGCACCGGGCAACGTTTCCAAAACTCCATCTGGCCGGGTTTCGTGGATGCGATGACCGGCCTGTTGCTGGTGTTGATGTTTGTTCTGACCATTTTCATGGTGGTGCAGTTTGTGCTGCGCGAAACCATCACCGGTCAGGAGGCGCAGCTAGATAACCTGTCTCTGGAAATCGCCGCATTGGCCGATGCCTTGGGGTTGGAGCAGAAGAAGACCGCAGATCTGACCGCGCAGGTAGGTGAGCTGGACGCAACGCTGGCAGAGGCACGTGACACCGCAGCGGCGCAGCAAGCCTTGATCGCATCGCTCACGGCGGACCGTGATGCGCAGGTTGCAGCCCTTGCCGCGGCGCGGAGCCAGATCACCGAATTTGAGGCGCAGGTCGCAACCCTGCTGGCAAGTCAGGCGCGCAATCTGGCCACCATCACGGATCTGGAACAGCAGCGCGCGGATAATCAGGCGACCATTGAGACACTGGAAGGAGAGCGTGACGCGCTGAACCTGGTGCTGGCACAAGCGCGCAGTGAAATTGACGCCCAGGCTGAGGCTGCGCGACTGGCCGCGGCCAAACGTGAGGCGATGGAAGCCCTGATTGCCGATCTGCAATCTGACAACGCCGCCGCCGTTGATCAGAACGCCGCCCTGCTGTCGCAGCTGGAACGGCTGGAGGGCGACAATGCCAACCTGATCACCAATAAGGCCGAGCTGGAGAAAGCTCTGGCTGATCTGGAACAGGCGCTGAGCGACGAAGAGAAAGCCCGGCTCGCCGAAGCGGCTGCGGCCGAGGCGCTGCGCGATAGGCTGCAGAATGCGGATGCGGAACTGACCTCGCTGACGTTGGCGTTGGAACAGCAGCGGCGTGAGGCGGAAGAGACCTTGACCCTGCTTGCCGCAGCGGAGGCCGCAAGCGCGGATCTGACCCAAAAACTGGCCGCAGCGCTGCTGGCGCAGGACAATGTTGCCGCCGAACTGGATCGCGCCCGTAAGGATCTGGAGGCCGCCCGTGGCGGCGCTGAAGCCACGGCATCACGCCTGTCGGATCTGGAAAACCAATTGGCTGCCGCCTTGGCTGAGATTGATGAGGGCACACTGGAAATCGCCAACCTGCGCACCCGCCTGTCCGAGGCTGAGGCGCAGCTGGCGTCGTCCACCGGACGGGCGGAGGAGCTGGAGGCCCAGCTGGCCTCTGAACGCGCCAGCCTTGAGGAACGACTGGCGGAAGCCCTGGCCGCCAAGCTGGAGGCGGAGGCCGGCGTGAAAGACGCCGAAGCGGCCTTGGCCGAAGCCTTGGCGGCTAAACTGGCGGCAGAAAAATCGATCGAAGCGGCGAAATTGGCGCAACAGGCTGCCGAAGCGCAGGCACAGGAAGCCCGCGATGCCATGTCCCTGACCGAAGCGGAATTGCAGGACGTCTTGGCCAAAGCACTGGCGGAAAAACTGGCCGCGCAGCAACAGGCCCGCGACGCGCTGAGTGAGGCTGAACGGCAGGAAACCCTGCTGGCCGCTGCCAAAACCACTCTGGCCGCACAGGAAGAACTGGCGTCAGAGGCGCAGAAACAACAGGCCCTGCTGAACCAGCAGCTGGCTGCTCTGCGCACCCAGCTGTCCAGCCTGCAGGCGATCATTGACGATTACAAAGCCCGCGACGCAGCCGCTAAGGTGCAGCTGGAAACGCTGGGCGCGGATCTGAACGCCGCGCTGGCCCGCGCTGCCGCCGAGGAACGCAAGCGCCGCCAGCTGGAAGAGGCTGAGCGCCTGCGTCTTGAGGAAGAGAAACGTCAGCTGGAAGCCGAGAAACAGGATCTTGAGAAATACCGCTCTGACTTCTTTGGCCGTCTGCGTGATCTTTTGGGCAATCAGGAAGGTGTGCGGATCGTCGGCGACCGTTTTGTCTTCTCCTCCGAGGTGCTCTTTGCCTCTGGCAGTGCCGATCTGTCGCTGGAAGGTGCGCAGGAAATTGCCAAGGTCGCCTCAATCCTGCGGGGCGTGATTGGCGATATCCCGGCCGAGATTGACTGGATCATCCGTGTAGATGGCCATACCGACAATCAGCCGCTTGGGGTTGGTGGCGTTTTTGCTGACAACTGGGAACTGAGCCAGGCCCGGGCGCTGTCGGTGGTGCGTTTCCTGGTGGAGCGTTTGGGCATCCCGCCAAACCGCGTCAGCGCCAATGGCTTTGGGGAATTCCAGCCAGTGAACCCGGCCAATACCGCCGAGGCGCGCGCGCAGAACCGTCGGATTGAGTTGAAACTTACTGAGCGTTAACGCAGCTCCACCCAGACCTGCCTTTCGCCCAGAACCGCGCTGTTGCGGACCAGTTTTGCAGTGGCCTGATACCGCCCCGGGGCCCAACCGGTTGCGGGGCGTTTGCGACCGATGGCGCGGAAAAACAGCGATTGCGCTTTGTCCAGCAGGATCCGCTTTTCCAGCACACGCGGGCCGGGCGCATCGCCGTCCGCAGGTCCAAACAGGCTGAGGTGCAAGATATCGCCGGGTTGGCTGCCATAGGCATAGGCCCAGGTCACCAGCGCCGGTGCGCTTTGATCCAGTTGATGGGTATGCGCGCGGCCAGCCTTGATCTCAGAATACTCGGGCACCTGCAGCGCAAAGCCCAAATCGATCAGCCCGCCGGGCAGATAGGCAGGAACGTCGCGCCACAGTGCTTCGTCCAGACCGGCATTGCAGGTATTGGAATAGGGGGCGAAGGGATCCACGACCTGATCTTGGTGGCGCACTGAAATGTGCAGATGCGGGAACTGTGTTTTGCCTGACAATCCGACCTGACCCAGCACAGCATTGGCCGCCACGCGCTGCCCTGTTTTCACCTGCAGTGATTCCTTTTTCATGTGGCAATACTGGGTGATCCAGCCGCCCCCGTGGTCAATCGCAACGCCGTTGCCGCATTCCCGGCCAGCCACCGCTTCGGCGGTTTCCTTGCTGTAGAGCTGATCCGCCATACCGTCGCGCGTGCCCCGCACAACACCCGGCGCGGCCGAGAGGACATTAACCCCCTGCGCCATCTGATCCAATGAGATCAGCGCGAAATCGGTGCCCTTGTGACCGTTGTAGCTGAGGGCGCCGCAGCCAAAATCCTGCACCCCGTCGCTGGCGTCGCGATCCACGTAATACTGGATGTAACAATCCTCACCCAAGGTGCAGTCGATCGGTTGCACCATGACCGGATCCGCCAGCATCATTGAGGGCAGGCAGGTCAGAAAGGCAGCGGTCAGACAGGCAGTGGTCAGGCGGGGGCGCATAGGGGTCTCCGGTGGTGTGGGTCGTAGTGTGGCAACTTGGTTTGATGGGGTCCAGTCACGGCGTTCTGGCCGGTCACTCAAGTTGTAGCTGCACCCGGTCGGATCGGCCCTTGGCGTCGATCACGGTGAGCGTGACAAAGCCCGGCCCGGGCGTGGGCAGCGCCACCTCCCGCAGCCGTGCGCCGGTCAGAACCAGGGCGCCATTTGTAAGGAAGGTGAAGGGTGGCGCGCCATCGCGGAGCTTGGTGACCAGCCCAAAATCCCCCGGTGCCAACCGGGCCCCATCCGGGGGAAAGGCGATCTTGGGCGCGTCCGCTTCCGCCTGAAAAACCGCTTTGCGGCCGCGGAACCGTTGCAGCGCCTGCGGCAGGTCTGCGGTGGTCAGGATCAGTGTTTCGGGGGGCGGCGGCGGCAGGGGCGTCGCCTTGGGTTTCAGCCGTTGAAACGCCTGAAAAAGCACCGGTGCTGCCAGATCGCCGCCAAAGGCCCCGGGCACCGGCGTGCCATCGGGGCGGCCAATCCAAACGCCAATCACATGATCGCCGTCATAGCCGATGGCCCAGGCATCACGGTGGCCGTAGGACGTGCCTGTCTTATAGGCGATCCGCCAGGGCGCGGCCCCGGCGGGCGGCGGCAGCTCGGCGAGGATATGGCCCACCTGCCAGGCAGCGGCGCGGCTGGTTAGGGACTGTGGCGCGGCCGGATCACTGAGGGCCTGTTGATGCAGTTGCACCGATTGACCGCCATTGGCCAGACCGGCGTAAAGCTGCACCAGATCCCACAGGCTGATCCCAACGCCCCCCAGTGCCAGTGCCAGACCGGGTTTGCCGCCGGGCAGTTTCGGCGCGGCGCCAGAGGCCCGCAGCCGCGCCATCAAACGGGTCGGCCCCAGCTCCTGGGTGAGCAGAACCACAGGGATGTTCAGCGATTGGCGCAGCGCCTCACGGATCGGGATCTCGCCCCGGAAGGCACCGTCAAAGTTTTGCGGCGCATAGCCGTCAAAGGCCACGGGGCGGTCATCAATCAGGGTTTCGGGATGCGCCAGACCTTGGTCAAAGGCCATGGCATAGACCAGCGGTTTCAGCGTGGACCCGGGGGATCGAAGCGCGCGGGTCATATCCACGTAGCCCTGCCCGCGCCCGTCCCCGTAGCCCGCCGACCCGACCGAGGCCAGAACCGCACCGCTGTGATGATCGGCCACCAAAACGGCGATAGACAGGCTGTCTTGCCTATCCCGCAGCGCCTGTGCGGCAAGGCGGGCGATTTCTGCCTGTAGCCCAGCGTCCAGGGTCAGGTCATGGCGTTGCCTGTCAGGCGCAACGGTGCGTGCCAGATCGGCCGCATGAGGTGCCAGCGCCGGGAAGGCATGGCGGATGGCGGGCACCGGATCAAAACGGGCCACGGCAAGATCTTCGTCACTCAGCTGATCAAAGCTCTTGCCCCGCTCCAACACCCTGTCACGCGCGGCCTCTGCCCGGATGGGATGGCGGTCAGGCCGGCGGCGTTCCGGTGATTGCGGCAGGGCGACCAATAACGCGGCCTCCGCCGGGGTGAGGCGCAGCGGCTCTTTGCCAAAGTAGGCCAGCGTTGCGGCGCGGAT
This genomic window contains:
- a CDS encoding peptidoglycan -binding protein produces the protein MALSRRTGQRFQNSIWPGFVDAMTGLLLVLMFVLTIFMVVQFVLRETITGQEAQLDNLSLEIAALADALGLEQKKTADLTAQVGELDATLAEARDTAAAQQALIASLTADRDAQVAALAAARSQITEFEAQVATLLASQARNLATITDLEQQRADNQATIETLEGERDALNLVLAQARSEIDAQAEAARLAAAKREAMEALIADLQSDNAAAVDQNAALLSQLERLEGDNANLITNKAELEKALADLEQALSDEEKARLAEAAAAEALRDRLQNADAELTSLTLALEQQRREAEETLTLLAAAEAASADLTQKLAAALLAQDNVAAELDRARKDLEAARGGAEATASRLSDLENQLAAALAEIDEGTLEIANLRTRLSEAEAQLASSTGRAEELEAQLASERASLEERLAEALAAKLEAEAGVKDAEAALAEALAAKLAAEKSIEAAKLAQQAAEAQAQEARDAMSLTEAELQDVLAKALAEKLAAQQQARDALSEAERQETLLAAAKTTLAAQEELASEAQKQQALLNQQLAALRTQLSSLQAIIDDYKARDAAAKVQLETLGADLNAALARAAAEERKRRQLEEAERLRLEEEKRQLEAEKQDLEKYRSDFFGRLRDLLGNQEGVRIVGDRFVFSSEVLFASGSADLSLEGAQEIAKVASILRGVIGDIPAEIDWIIRVDGHTDNQPLGVGGVFADNWELSQARALSVVRFLVERLGIPPNRVSANGFGEFQPVNPANTAEARAQNRRIELKLTER
- a CDS encoding biopolymer transporter ExbB, with protein sequence MVQTDHEVEPQFSPPVRQIISMVLVLGLSAGVVFLALPRILPVFEANPYLNGFILFVFGVGVLSCFWQVAQLFNSVRWIEGFVSEREQLEHRRAPRLLAPLAALLGKHSARMEINASSTSSILDSVATRIDEAREITRYIVNLLIFLGLLGTFYGLATTVPALVDTIRGLAPVEGESGVEVFGRLMSGLDQQLSGMGVAFGSSLLGLAGSLVVGLLELFAGHGQNRFYRELEEWLSTITRVTFSSGEGETSGEYGAAVQILDHMLEQMDRMRQMFEQSEMGRSQVDAQLGALAHSIERLTDRMADDRSVNSALERVADGQEKMIETLSQTAGEGMDAESRMRLRSIDVQLLRILEEISAGRQETMAELRMDIASLTRLVAQGRIAEHDQPNLRSPRIKGKEG
- a CDS encoding M23 family metallopeptidase, whose product is MRPRLTTACLTAAFLTCLPSMMLADPVMVQPIDCTLGEDCYIQYYVDRDASDGVQDFGCGALSYNGHKGTDFALISLDQMAQGVNVLSAAPGVVRGTRDGMADQLYSKETAEAVAGRECGNGVAIDHGGGWITQYCHMKKESLQVKTGQRVAANAVLGQVGLSGKTQFPHLHISVRHQDQVVDPFAPYSNTCNAGLDEALWRDVPAYLPGGLIDLGFALQVPEYSEIKAGRAHTHQLDQSAPALVTWAYAYGSQPGDILHLSLFGPADGDAPGPRVLEKRILLDKAQSLFFRAIGRKRPATGWAPGRYQATAKLVRNSAVLGERQVWVELR
- the pbpC gene encoding penicillin-binding protein 1C — protein: MRRTAPFVLVALLWGGAALRDIGADWIAATVVPPLALEQSVEVRDRNGALLRAYTVADGRWRLPAALSDVDPSFVDLLTTYEDRRFWQHQGIDQRAMVRAAWQGLRHGRVVSGASTLTMQVARLLEGGPTGRWSGKIRQIRLALALEQRLSKAEILTLYLNLAPYGGNLEGIRAATLAYFGKEPLRLTPAEAALLVALPQSPERRRPDRHPIRAEAARDRVLERGKSFDQLSDEDLAVARFDPVPAIRHAFPALAPHAADLARTVAPDRQRHDLTLDAGLQAEIARLAAQALRDRQDSLSIAVLVADHHSGAVLASVGSAGYGDGRGQGYVDMTRALRSPGSTLKPLVYAMAFDQGLAHPETLIDDRPVAFDGYAPQNFDGAFRGEIPIREALRQSLNIPVVLLTQELGPTRLMARLRASGAAPKLPGGKPGLALALGGVGISLWDLVQLYAGLANGGQSVQLHQQALSDPAAPQSLTSRAAAWQVGHILAELPPPAGAAPWRIAYKTGTSYGHRDAWAIGYDGDHVIGVWIGRPDGTPVPGAFGGDLAAPVLFQAFQRLKPKATPLPPPPPETLILTTADLPQALQRFRGRKAVFQAEADAPKIAFPPDGARLAPGDFGLVTKLRDGAPPFTFLTNGALVLTGARLREVALPTPGPGFVTLTVIDAKGRSDRVQLQLE